The proteins below come from a single Esox lucius isolate fEsoLuc1 chromosome 7, fEsoLuc1.pri, whole genome shotgun sequence genomic window:
- the LOC117594702 gene encoding uncharacterized protein LOC117594702 isoform X1 — MFALVEWKDETEKESWSIVPTSHIKNFTCNDFLDGLDESSVHIIEWRGGLKKKPKGGWPLYEATVHKVAERQSTLEKLQHERTQHQSSSKPLTKRKCKTNPKFVEEETSDHGPSSPKKRQTDGNLDREILEKIKLHHGPRLSSATNSVASPTSPSSALPHSPPPVSNCPPASPSAPPASSSPGSLSLTSPSPDPRSIVAQLKAENEALKIELENIKTNVVSQMPKLLMTMGKLEKWLDEKEQTPQELLSPSSIQETLEIHPGSGVYVPKNVLWSASHANTPTTMARMLLLGVFDIETLLKSNLRGGKSKNVSPGETKEPLDRIKIDAIMSMYITWLIGPELCKTKCDRQTIRIDQFQCDDTCTGFSIILKFQ; from the exons ATGTTCGCCCTTGTTGAGTGGAAAGATGAGACTGAAAAGGAAAGCTGGAGCATTGTTCCAACGTCACATATAAAAAATTTCACTTGTAATGATTTTTTAGACGGACTTGATGAAAGTTCTGTTCATATAATTGAGTGGAGAGGTGGACTGAAAAAAAAACCTAAAGGCGGATGGCCTTTGTACGAGGCAACGGTGCACAAAGTTGCAG agagacagtccacCCTAGAAAAACTACAACACGAGAGGACACAACACCAGTCCAGTTCAAAACCTCTTACCAAACGAAAATGCAAGACAAATCCTAAGTTTGTTGAAGAGGAGACCAGTGATCATGGACCATCTAGCCCTAAAAAg cGGCAAACTGATGGAAATTTGGACAGGGagattttggaaaaaattaaattaCACCATGGACCTCGATTATCTTCTGCCACAAATTCAGTTGCTTCACCTACCTCACCATCTTCTGCCTTGCCGCATTCTCCACCACCGGTTTCTAACTGTCCACCAGCATCACCCTCAGCTCCACCTGCCTCATCATCACCTGGTTCACTTTCACTTACCTCACCTTCTCCTGATCCTCGATCCATCGTTGCACAATTAAAGGCAGAGAATGAAGCCCTCAAAATTGAAttagaaaacattaaaacaaatgttgtcaGTC AAATGCCAAAACTTCTTATGACGATGGGCAAGCTGGAAAAATGGCTTGACGAGAAAGAGCAGACCCCACAGGAACTGCTATCACCTTCCAGCATACAGGAAACT CTTGAAATTCACCCGGGCTCAGGAGTTTATGTTCCCAAAAACGTGTTGTGGTCAGCTAGCCATGCAAACACCCCCACTACTATGGCACGGATGCTCTTACTGGGAGTGTTTGATATCGAAACCCTTTTAAAGAGCAATCTTAGAG GTGGCAAGTCCAAAAATGTGAGCCCTGGGGAAACCAAAGAGCCATTGGACAGGATAAAGATTGATGCAATAATGAGTATGTATATTACTTGGTTAATTGGGCCTGAATTGTGTAAAACCAAATGTGACCGTCAAACCATCAGAATTGATCAGTTTCAGTGTGATGACACTTGCACTGGGTTCTCAATAATTCTTAAATTTCAGTAA
- the LOC117594752 gene encoding uncharacterized protein LOC117594752: MKYKKYLLENKDIPRTTQHRWRRRTHHVGVRGPQNAVVDMLQQDPAFFDMRIKHMSDTLQQNQTSEDQNPVLTISPVQTSSQQEVAKDSTTPHGSSILHNKVEVNVQVLFHEKQKTADYQEESSEGNDDIQHGTTENEIMEKTPSNESHVSPLWTVSEYSEKALHEQKRKEHELLLLALKLKHGLTDEALEDMLQVINAITGKHSVSATKHHFYKNMTDYRDYIIIKHFCSDCMVLMETKDEKVGCRICGKQVDAKEHVKSGNFFIVLPLEAQLRNIIEQHKFLQLTVNNKDDVNGHLGDVCDGVLYKKTLQIFTTLNDCPNFSITFSCDGGPLRDYPDHTSVIVCFRDHSGTNLITLV, encoded by the exons ATGAAGTACAAGAAGTATCTCTTGGAGAACAAAGACATTCCACGAACAACACAGCATCGCTGGAGAAG ACGAACCCACCATGTTGGAGTCCGTGGACCTCAAAATGCTGTCGTTGATATGTTACAG CAAGACCCAGCTTTTTTTGACATGCGTATCAAGCACATGAGCGATACTTTGCAG CAGAATCAGACTTCAGAAGACCAGAATCCAGTTTTGACCATCAGCCCTGTACAGACATCCAGTCAG CAAGAAGTTGCAAAGGATTCAACTACACCTCATGGTTCAAGCATCCTACACAATAAAGTGGAAGTCAATGTGCAG GTACTCTTTCATGAGAAACAGAAAACGGCTGACTACCAAGAAGAATCAAGTGAGGGCAATGATGACATTCAACATGGCACTACAGAGAATGAAATTATGGAGAAAACGCCCAGCAATGAAAGCCATGTATCTCCTTTATGGACAGTGTCAGAATACAGTGAGAAAGCACTACatgaacaaaaaagaaaagagcaTGAGTTGCTCCTCCTAGCTCTAAAATTAAAACATGGTTTGACCGATGAAGCACTAGAAGACATGCTTCAAGTCATAAATGCTATCACCGGTAAACACTCAGTGTCAGCTACTAAACATCACTTCTACAAAAACATGACTGATTATAGGGACTATATTATTATCAAGCATTTCTGTTCAGATTGTATGGTCTTAATGGAAACAAAAGATGAAAAAGTAGGTTGCAGAATTTGCGGCAAACAAGTTGATGCAAAGGAGCACGTGAAATCGGGCAACTTTTTTATTGTTCTCCCTCTAGAAGCACAACTACGAAATATTATTGAACAACACAAGTTTTTGCAGTTGACCGTCAATAACAAGGATGACGTAAATGGACACTTGGGTGATGTATGTGATGGTGTGCTCTATAAAAAGACCTTGCAAATCTTCACAACTTTAAATGATTGCCCCAATTTTTCAATCACCTTTAGTTGTGATGGT ggaccactgaGGGACTATcctgatcacaccagtgtgatcgtatgcttcagggaccactcagGGACTaacctgatcacactggtgtga
- the LOC117594702 gene encoding uncharacterized protein LOC117594702 isoform X2: protein MFALVEWKDETEKESWSIVPTSHIKNFTCNDFLDGLDESSVHIIEWRGGLKKKPKGGWPLYEATVHKVAERQSTLEKLQHERTQHQSSSKPLTKRKCKTNPKFVEEETSDHGPSSPKKRQTDGNLDREILEKIKLHHGPRLSSATNSVASPTSPSSALPHSPPPVSNCPPASPSAPPASSSPGSLSLTSPSPDPRSIVAQLKAENEALKIELENIKTNVVSQMPKLLMTMGKLEKWLDEKEQTPQELLSPSSIQETLEIHPGSGVYVPKNVLWSASHANTPTTMARMLLLGVFDIETLLKSNLRGGKSKNVSPGETKEPLDRIKIDAIMNAVIQKFPGTTRGQLGVAINQKVTELRKSQKTCT, encoded by the exons ATGTTCGCCCTTGTTGAGTGGAAAGATGAGACTGAAAAGGAAAGCTGGAGCATTGTTCCAACGTCACATATAAAAAATTTCACTTGTAATGATTTTTTAGACGGACTTGATGAAAGTTCTGTTCATATAATTGAGTGGAGAGGTGGACTGAAAAAAAAACCTAAAGGCGGATGGCCTTTGTACGAGGCAACGGTGCACAAAGTTGCAG agagacagtccacCCTAGAAAAACTACAACACGAGAGGACACAACACCAGTCCAGTTCAAAACCTCTTACCAAACGAAAATGCAAGACAAATCCTAAGTTTGTTGAAGAGGAGACCAGTGATCATGGACCATCTAGCCCTAAAAAg cGGCAAACTGATGGAAATTTGGACAGGGagattttggaaaaaattaaattaCACCATGGACCTCGATTATCTTCTGCCACAAATTCAGTTGCTTCACCTACCTCACCATCTTCTGCCTTGCCGCATTCTCCACCACCGGTTTCTAACTGTCCACCAGCATCACCCTCAGCTCCACCTGCCTCATCATCACCTGGTTCACTTTCACTTACCTCACCTTCTCCTGATCCTCGATCCATCGTTGCACAATTAAAGGCAGAGAATGAAGCCCTCAAAATTGAAttagaaaacattaaaacaaatgttgtcaGTC AAATGCCAAAACTTCTTATGACGATGGGCAAGCTGGAAAAATGGCTTGACGAGAAAGAGCAGACCCCACAGGAACTGCTATCACCTTCCAGCATACAGGAAACT CTTGAAATTCACCCGGGCTCAGGAGTTTATGTTCCCAAAAACGTGTTGTGGTCAGCTAGCCATGCAAACACCCCCACTACTATGGCACGGATGCTCTTACTGGGAGTGTTTGATATCGAAACCCTTTTAAAGAGCAATCTTAGAG GTGGCAAGTCCAAAAATGTGAGCCCTGGGGAAACCAAAGAGCCATTGGACAGGATAAAGATTGATGCAATAATGA atgcAGTGATCCAGAAGTTTCCTGGAACCACCAGGGGCCAACTAGGAGTGGCTATTAATCAAAAGGTGACTGAACTGCGAAAGTCCCAAAAGACTTGCACTTAA